One segment of Leuconostoc lactis DNA contains the following:
- a CDS encoding 6-phospho-beta-glucosidase, with product MSKETYQLNQDFLWGGAIAAHQAEGAWQAGGKGVSIADVLTAGAHNLPRQITDGVVEGLNYPNHHGIEFYDTYKEDLALMAEMGFKAFRTSIAWTRIFPNGDDAEPNEAGLAFYDDLFDEMHKHGIEPVITLQHFEMPYHLVEAYGGWSNRQVIDLFVRYAEVVFKRYRDKVTYWMTHNEISNQTAISDDPIYQFLVWTNSGIRFDEQATLKDKQEAMVQAGHYELVASARAVKIGHEINPDFVIGGMANVAPFYPATPSPADMLAWQKARQARDWMMDVHVRGEYPSDMEKFFERSGFRPDITDQDREDLKAGVVDYMAISYYNSTTVRAVADKDAEMEDFGNFEIVKNDYIKTNDWDWGIDPQGLRFTLNEMNELYPGLKIMIVENGIGAYDTIEADGTIHDPYRVDYLREHIREMEKAVVLDGVDVIGFLSWGPIDIVSAGTGEMKKRYGYIYVDLDDMGEGSGQRLKKDSFYWYREVIASGGQTLD from the coding sequence ATGTCAAAAGAAACGTATCAATTGAATCAAGACTTTTTATGGGGTGGCGCAATTGCCGCGCATCAAGCTGAAGGTGCATGGCAGGCTGGCGGAAAAGGTGTTAGTATCGCTGACGTGCTGACCGCTGGCGCGCACAATTTACCACGCCAAATTACTGACGGTGTGGTTGAAGGGTTGAATTACCCTAACCATCACGGGATTGAATTTTACGATACGTACAAAGAAGATTTAGCCCTCATGGCAGAAATGGGCTTTAAAGCCTTTCGGACTTCGATTGCTTGGACGCGAATTTTCCCTAATGGGGATGATGCCGAACCAAACGAAGCTGGTTTAGCCTTCTATGACGACTTATTTGACGAAATGCATAAACACGGCATTGAACCAGTGATTACGTTACAGCATTTTGAAATGCCTTATCACTTAGTTGAAGCTTATGGGGGCTGGTCAAATCGTCAAGTCATTGATTTGTTTGTCAGATATGCGGAAGTGGTGTTTAAGCGCTACCGTGACAAGGTGACTTACTGGATGACACACAATGAAATTTCCAACCAAACTGCTATTTCAGATGACCCAATCTATCAATTCTTAGTTTGGACAAATTCAGGTATTCGCTTTGATGAACAGGCGACATTGAAAGATAAGCAAGAAGCGATGGTGCAAGCAGGGCATTATGAGTTAGTGGCTTCTGCACGGGCGGTTAAGATTGGGCATGAGATTAATCCAGACTTCGTGATTGGTGGGATGGCCAATGTGGCACCATTTTATCCTGCCACACCAAGTCCAGCAGATATGTTGGCTTGGCAAAAAGCACGTCAGGCGCGTGACTGGATGATGGATGTACATGTCCGCGGTGAATATCCAAGTGATATGGAAAAGTTCTTTGAACGTTCAGGGTTCCGACCAGATATTACCGACCAAGACCGTGAAGATCTGAAGGCAGGGGTGGTTGATTATATGGCCATTTCCTATTACAACTCGACAACTGTTCGCGCAGTTGCGGACAAAGATGCCGAAATGGAAGACTTCGGTAACTTTGAAATCGTTAAGAACGATTACATTAAAACCAATGATTGGGATTGGGGAATTGATCCACAAGGCTTGCGTTTCACTTTGAATGAAATGAACGAATTGTATCCTGGATTAAAGATCATGATCGTTGAAAACGGGATTGGGGCTTATGACACAATCGAAGCCGATGGGACAATTCACGACCCATATCGTGTTGACTATCTCCGTGAGCACATTCGTGAAATGGAAAAGGCAGTTGTACTGGATGGCGTTGACGTGATTGGTTTCTTATCATGGGGACCAATTGATATTGTGTCAGCTGGTACTGGCGAAATGAAGAAGCGTTATGGCTATATTTATGTCGATCTTGACGATATGGGCGAAGGCTCAGGGCAACGACTCAAAAAAGATAGCTTTTATTGGTATCGAGAAGTTATTGCGAGTGGTGGTCAAACACTAGATTAA
- a CDS encoding ATP-binding cassette domain-containing protein gives MITANNLTFNFTTEALLFENVNFKLSPKQRVALIGDNGSGKSTLLNLLVKNLMPTSGTIQSDGYTLLVPQFYDDNTQNSPGESQRQRLQHAFSQRLDVLLLDEPTSNLDQAGIQYLVNQLKHFKGIAVVVSHDAAFLAKIATAVLVIDQKNITFYPTDFATFQQLQANKIQQQYAQYEVARKQRQQQLASLARMQEKATNAKKAKKVSNSEKKAIGLAGRKDKVQNGLEKKVKKIRADIQQTAHGKPFEKMGLKLLTTYQQPKRIMQNVTLDRLIRDDLVLIDNPINIRLQSGEVVAILGANGAGKSTLLKAIFHDVMQKRHRVNYFHQNIQSQFNADQPLLPQLQAMSGMNLQVIRDVCGALGIRSDILSRSPNTLSGGQLLKVQLALNLMMPFDILLLDEPTNYLDYDGVLALTNFINDSQAAIVLVSHDEAFVKQTATQSFIIQEQNWIDYLTYDDYFNVTN, from the coding sequence ATGATTACCGCTAATAATCTCACGTTCAATTTCACAACTGAAGCGCTATTATTTGAAAACGTCAATTTTAAATTAAGCCCTAAGCAACGGGTTGCCTTAATTGGTGATAACGGATCGGGTAAATCCACCCTACTTAATTTACTGGTTAAAAACTTGATGCCAACAAGCGGCACCATCCAGTCAGATGGGTATACCCTGCTCGTCCCACAATTTTACGATGACAATACCCAAAATAGCCCAGGCGAAAGCCAACGTCAACGCTTGCAGCACGCATTTTCTCAACGACTAGACGTCTTACTACTCGATGAGCCAACCTCAAACTTAGATCAAGCGGGCATCCAATATTTAGTCAACCAACTAAAACATTTTAAAGGTATCGCGGTAGTTGTTAGCCATGATGCAGCATTCTTGGCCAAAATCGCCACTGCCGTATTAGTGATTGACCAAAAAAATATAACCTTTTATCCCACCGATTTTGCGACCTTTCAGCAACTGCAAGCCAATAAAATCCAGCAACAATATGCGCAATACGAGGTTGCCCGAAAACAAAGACAGCAACAACTCGCCTCACTGGCCCGCATGCAGGAAAAAGCGACGAATGCCAAAAAGGCCAAAAAGGTTTCCAATTCTGAGAAAAAAGCGATTGGTTTAGCTGGCCGAAAGGATAAAGTTCAAAATGGCTTAGAGAAAAAAGTTAAAAAAATACGTGCTGATATCCAGCAAACTGCTCACGGTAAACCATTTGAAAAGATGGGCCTTAAATTACTCACGACCTATCAGCAGCCCAAAAGGATCATGCAAAACGTGACGTTGGATCGCTTAATACGTGATGACCTCGTATTAATTGACAATCCAATTAACATCCGCCTCCAATCTGGTGAAGTGGTAGCAATCCTTGGGGCCAACGGCGCGGGTAAATCAACGTTACTCAAGGCGATTTTTCACGATGTGATGCAAAAACGGCACCGCGTGAATTATTTTCATCAAAATATCCAAAGCCAATTCAACGCTGACCAACCATTACTGCCACAACTACAGGCAATGTCGGGGATGAACCTACAAGTCATCCGCGATGTCTGTGGCGCACTGGGTATCCGTTCAGACATTTTGAGCAGATCCCCAAATACATTGAGCGGTGGACAACTTTTGAAAGTGCAATTAGCTTTAAATTTGATGATGCCCTTTGACATCTTATTGTTAGATGAACCAACCAATTACTTAGACTATGATGGTGTATTGGCCTTGACTAACTTCATCAACGATTCTCAAGCAGCAATTGTCTTGGTGTCTCACGATGAAGCGTTTGTTAAGCAAACCGCCACCCAATCTTTTATTATCCAAGAGCAAAATTGGATCGATTATTTAACCTACGATGATTATTTTAACGTGACCAACTAA
- a CDS encoding LysR family transcriptional regulator gives MLQYIQSFITVYQVRSFTKAADQLFISQPSVSSHIKHLEAALGVDLFTRGKKSEVQRTAAADLFYPQAQKILTDWQQAQKFFSNRDNATEKVALKIGASHFSALTLVPHLIPALTQLPVQLTVEMRNSQDLMQQIAQGTVDFAFVEQPVMDSSLSVVPLMTDQLVLAGSGDTWLLREIGASARAHMDRYFAQHGLPDNYLSITSTDVMLALLRAGFGKTIISQKLIADHIPYVPLDESFQRPVNLIYRAPLDALKTSVLETITQTLTTNFETQ, from the coding sequence ATGTTGCAATATATTCAATCGTTTATCACGGTTTATCAAGTTCGGAGCTTTACTAAAGCCGCAGACCAATTATTCATCAGTCAACCGAGTGTTTCGTCCCATATTAAACATTTAGAAGCCGCCTTAGGCGTCGATCTGTTTACACGTGGTAAAAAATCAGAGGTACAACGGACCGCAGCAGCTGATTTATTTTACCCGCAAGCACAAAAAATACTCACCGATTGGCAACAGGCACAAAAGTTCTTCTCAAACCGTGACAATGCGACCGAAAAAGTCGCGCTTAAGATTGGTGCCTCGCACTTTTCAGCGCTAACGTTGGTCCCTCATTTGATACCGGCACTCACACAATTACCGGTTCAACTTACGGTGGAAATGCGTAATTCACAAGACTTGATGCAACAAATCGCGCAAGGCACAGTTGATTTTGCCTTTGTCGAACAACCGGTCATGGATTCGAGTCTATCGGTTGTGCCACTTATGACGGACCAATTAGTGCTGGCCGGCAGTGGTGATACCTGGTTGCTCCGTGAAATCGGCGCCAGTGCCCGTGCGCATATGGATCGCTATTTTGCCCAACACGGGTTACCAGACAACTACCTCAGTATCACAAGCACCGATGTTATGTTAGCGCTCTTGCGGGCTGGTTTTGGGAAAACAATCATTTCGCAAAAATTAATTGCTGATCACATCCCCTATGTCCCACTTGATGAGAGCTTCCAACGCCCCGTCAACTTGATTTATCGCGCACCACTGGATGCCCTTAAAACCAGCGTACTAGAAACAATCACGCAAACCCTTACAACCAACTTTGAAACGCAATAG
- a CDS encoding FAD-dependent oxidoreductase, translated as MTIQTTLLIIGGSDAGISAALRAKELAPDTDVTLLLADSYPNLSICGFPYAFSGEVPSWEHLRHRTLADLEATGVNFHLETTVNAIDPAAHRVTTNRGDFVYEKLIVGTGALPETSHIKGVDNAFVLHDMADYFAIDQHVTTTTPKTAAIVGAGYIGIEMAEALVKRGVQTTLYQRGPEILSTMSPDMSRLLHDTLRENGVDVVTDYTVSEITSDGVVIGDQAAAFDLVLVVTGVKPNSTLLAHAGAELAENGAVMVNDFMQTNLEDVYAAGDLTITKHRLLGTTYLPLGTTAHKQGRIAGAHAVGLATPFQGIVGSQVLKAFDKVAVRTGLLPDEATQAGFTPLSVTSVVDDHKAYIPGATKITIQITGDQHTGQLLGAQLIGQFGSEVAKRSDVLSSAIFNKMTVSAVSDLDLSYSPPIAAPWDAIQQATQAWEQAWRAAQKQA; from the coding sequence ATGACGATTCAAACGACATTACTGATTATTGGTGGGAGTGACGCTGGCATATCGGCGGCTTTACGTGCTAAAGAACTAGCACCAGACACCGACGTTACCCTACTGTTAGCGGATAGCTATCCAAACTTATCGATTTGCGGTTTTCCCTACGCTTTTAGTGGTGAAGTCCCTAGTTGGGAACACTTGCGCCACCGCACCCTGGCTGATTTAGAAGCAACTGGTGTTAATTTTCACTTAGAAACCACGGTTAATGCGATTGATCCAGCAGCCCATCGGGTGACAACCAACCGCGGTGACTTTGTATATGAGAAGCTGATTGTTGGTACGGGCGCATTGCCAGAAACCAGTCACATTAAAGGCGTTGACAATGCCTTTGTCTTGCATGACATGGCCGACTACTTTGCCATTGATCAACACGTGACGACCACGACACCCAAAACAGCTGCGATTGTTGGCGCCGGTTATATTGGGATTGAAATGGCCGAAGCATTGGTCAAACGCGGGGTGCAAACGACACTTTACCAGCGTGGACCTGAAATTCTTTCGACCATGTCGCCTGACATGAGCCGCTTACTGCACGACACGTTACGTGAAAATGGTGTTGACGTTGTGACTGACTATACCGTATCAGAGATAACATCTGATGGCGTCGTGATTGGGGACCAAGCAGCTGCATTTGATCTCGTTCTCGTCGTCACCGGCGTAAAACCTAACAGCACTCTCCTCGCCCATGCTGGTGCCGAATTGGCTGAAAACGGTGCCGTTATGGTCAATGATTTCATGCAAACCAATCTTGAAGATGTGTACGCTGCGGGTGACTTGACGATTACCAAGCATCGCCTGTTAGGCACGACCTATCTGCCATTAGGCACGACAGCCCATAAACAGGGTCGAATTGCTGGTGCGCATGCCGTTGGCTTAGCAACCCCATTTCAAGGCATTGTCGGTAGCCAAGTCCTCAAAGCATTTGACAAAGTAGCCGTGCGGACGGGCTTGTTACCGGATGAGGCCACACAGGCTGGTTTCACACCACTGAGTGTCACCAGTGTAGTCGATGACCATAAGGCTTACATTCCTGGCGCTACCAAAATCACCATCCAGATTACTGGCGATCAACATACTGGTCAATTACTGGGTGCACAACTGATTGGCCAATTTGGCTCAGAAGTCGCAAAGCGGTCAGACGTTTTGTCCAGCGCAATTTTCAACAAGATGACTGTGAGTGCGGTCAGTGACTTGGATTTGTCTTATTCACCGCCAATTGCTGCCCCTTGGGATGCCATCCAACAGGCCACTCAAGCTTGGGAACAAGCGTGGCGAGCAGCACAAAAGCAAGCATAA
- a CDS encoding toxic anion resistance protein gives MSNLFSVDTPTVEPHYNQFEPQSTRAKELMADPEVIKIADGIDLTDTVALYDLGKEPADKMSGIAGQLLDKLTVADTIGSTKVLDALVKLTKQIEFKELKLDQERGLKALFRRAEATLKARVAKYQSIGSEVNALFVALKSYENTIQKRVDDMDQLASANAAYAKNLDQYIALIYILRNRQAMTVQNTLLAAQAGDEAAQIALPKLQQVAEVLDKRAFDLEQAKAMATITAPQIKQTQDNNLNLIQQYHAAFINTIPALQTGLVQAVTALQGNYAQQGLNAQKQATADLMKKNAERLAVNNKFILESSGQPTVSVEDMQSIVTTILNAVQETKTIEQENAKKREASREQMAKMMTDFKAAVNDVKVTDNGQENS, from the coding sequence ATGTCAAACTTATTTTCAGTTGATACACCAACTGTTGAACCACATTACAATCAATTTGAACCACAATCAACGCGTGCCAAAGAACTGATGGCTGATCCTGAAGTGATTAAGATCGCTGACGGTATCGATTTAACGGACACAGTTGCTTTATATGATTTAGGGAAAGAACCAGCTGACAAAATGTCTGGGATTGCTGGTCAGTTGCTGGATAAACTGACGGTTGCTGATACGATTGGGTCGACGAAAGTTTTAGACGCGTTGGTCAAATTAACCAAGCAAATTGAGTTTAAAGAATTGAAACTAGACCAAGAGCGTGGGCTAAAGGCTTTGTTCCGTCGCGCTGAAGCCACGCTTAAAGCACGTGTTGCCAAATACCAATCAATTGGTAGCGAGGTCAATGCGTTATTTGTGGCGCTGAAGTCCTATGAAAACACGATTCAAAAGCGTGTTGATGATATGGATCAACTCGCTAGTGCCAATGCGGCCTATGCTAAGAATTTGGATCAGTATATTGCCTTGATTTACATTTTGCGTAACCGTCAAGCTATGACAGTGCAAAACACGTTATTAGCGGCACAAGCTGGGGATGAAGCAGCACAAATTGCTTTGCCAAAACTGCAACAAGTCGCCGAGGTGTTGGATAAACGCGCGTTTGATTTGGAGCAAGCGAAAGCAATGGCCACGATTACAGCGCCACAAATCAAACAAACGCAAGATAATAATCTGAATTTAATTCAGCAGTATCATGCAGCCTTTATTAATACAATTCCGGCTTTGCAGACTGGCTTGGTACAAGCCGTGACGGCATTGCAGGGGAATTATGCGCAACAAGGCTTGAATGCACAAAAGCAAGCGACCGCCGATTTGATGAAGAAAAACGCAGAACGTTTGGCTGTCAATAATAAATTCATTTTGGAATCAAGTGGGCAACCAACAGTTTCTGTTGAAGACATGCAAAGCATTGTCACAACAATCCTCAATGCCGTTCAAGAGACGAAAACGATTGAACAAGAGAATGCTAAAAAACGTGAAGCGTCACGTGAACAAATGGCCAAAATGATGACTGATTTTAAAGCAGCCGTTAATGATGTGAAGGTAACAGATAATGGGCAAGAAAACAGTTAA
- a CDS encoding YceG family protein, translating to MGKKTVKTLARQAQDELLEASNNSALLQGDFATKAYQMDVVRIETTLAELNILLEMPAMIRTGFEQDDTQETITIPTVFAKVDGLPTNEKPYWQHLDSIRDTTGLQALVTRHMTASDWRISLADFDAIMANLTPQTVQQSDAWAYQVLNKLLQDKIAEAIVALLNDWPISVPQTTENQQTVLSVLLDLPKELLEMSLEVDYPKEVPLLAVVHQESMGEITFEDVVAYNMFHQLGWDIVIYSPHAFASLENYMTSDSYDHFSYDKVRATASATGDPKKSFLQKLFGN from the coding sequence ATGGGCAAGAAAACAGTTAAAACATTGGCACGGCAGGCACAAGATGAGTTGCTTGAAGCCTCAAATAATAGTGCATTGCTACAAGGCGATTTTGCTACAAAAGCTTATCAGATGGATGTTGTGCGGATTGAAACGACCTTGGCTGAACTCAATATTTTACTCGAGATGCCGGCGATGATTCGGACGGGATTTGAACAAGATGATACGCAGGAAACCATCACGATCCCGACAGTTTTTGCTAAAGTTGACGGCTTGCCAACGAATGAAAAGCCATATTGGCAACACCTCGACAGCATTCGCGATACTACAGGTTTGCAGGCGTTGGTAACACGACACATGACCGCAAGTGATTGGCGCATTTCATTAGCAGACTTTGATGCCATTATGGCCAACTTGACGCCACAAACGGTGCAACAATCTGATGCTTGGGCGTATCAGGTATTAAACAAACTACTGCAAGATAAAATTGCTGAAGCCATTGTGGCATTACTCAATGACTGGCCAATTAGTGTCCCGCAGACGACTGAAAATCAGCAAACTGTTTTATCGGTTTTGTTAGACCTACCAAAAGAGTTATTAGAAATGAGTCTTGAAGTGGATTACCCAAAGGAAGTGCCATTACTAGCTGTGGTACATCAAGAGTCCATGGGTGAAATCACATTTGAAGATGTCGTTGCTTATAATATGTTTCATCAACTGGGCTGGGATATTGTGATTTATTCGCCACATGCTTTTGCATCATTAGAAAATTACATGACATCCGATAGTTATGACCATTTTAGCTATGATAAAGTCCGGGCAACAGCATCAGCGACTGGCGATCCGAAAAAATCCTTCCTGCAAAAATTGTTTGGTAATTAG
- a CDS encoding ASCH domain-containing protein, which yields MTPEALFEKAKKANAIPENATLQSAFQFGVDSDELADLVLSGVKTATTSALDLYQDDDPLPQTGAYDVVLDSQNQAVCVIKNDCVVATKYLDVDAKHAYLEGEGDRSLAYWRNVHHAFFVEEYQSEGRVFDEQNANMLLETFHVVYPTT from the coding sequence ATGACCCCAGAAGCATTATTCGAAAAAGCTAAAAAAGCTAACGCAATCCCCGAAAACGCCACGCTGCAATCAGCGTTCCAATTTGGCGTTGATTCCGATGAGTTAGCTGACCTTGTTCTAAGTGGTGTCAAAACGGCCACTACCAGTGCGCTTGATTTATATCAAGACGATGACCCGTTACCACAAACAGGTGCCTATGATGTGGTCTTAGATAGCCAAAATCAGGCGGTTTGCGTGATCAAAAATGATTGTGTCGTAGCCACAAAATACCTTGATGTTGATGCCAAACATGCCTATCTTGAAGGCGAAGGTGATCGTAGTTTAGCCTATTGGCGTAACGTTCATCATGCATTTTTTGTTGAAGAGTACCAATCTGAAGGTCGCGTATTTGATGAACAAAATGCTAATATGCTCCTAGAAACCTTTCACGTCGTGTACCCCACAACATGA